One stretch of Glycine soja cultivar W05 chromosome 7, ASM419377v2, whole genome shotgun sequence DNA includes these proteins:
- the LOC114420454 gene encoding protein MAIN-LIKE 1-like: MEAPTAVENIPMDTGTKAAEDEHEGFLGGPSEQSVLTLYADHIACSVWMREQRPELKLSSHWRKVHSLGRPAPAIEGLVAGTGLSPLIACSVDTGDRGLLSAFVERWHRETSSFHLLVGELTITLDNVSSLLHLPVIGDLHAFEPLHVDDAV, from the exons ATGGAGGCACCAACTGCTGTAGAGAACATTCCTATGGACACAGGCACAAAGGCTGCTGAGGATGAGCATGAAGGATTTCTGGGTGGTCCGAGCGAGCAATCCGTGTTGACCCTGTATGCGGATCACATTGCTTGCAGCGTATGGATGAGAGAg cAGCGTCCTGAATTGAAGCTATCCTCTCATTGGAGGAAGGTCCACAGTTTAGGCAGGCCTGCCCCTGCCATTGAGGGACTTGTTGCTGGTACAGGACTAAGTCCTCTGATCGCATGTTCGGTAGACACCGGCGATCGGGGACTTTTGTCCGCGTTTGTGGAGCGGTGGCACCGGGAGACGTCTAGTTTCCATCTCCTAGTGGGAGAGCTCACCATTACGTTGGACAACGTCTCCTCGCTTCTCCATCTTCCAGTGATTGGTGACTTACACGCTTTTGAGCCCTTGCACGTGGATGATGCGGTTTAG
- the LOC114420455 gene encoding protein MAIN-LIKE 1-like: MLVDLLMVSPESARAETAQCRRPYVRLQWSATNVHVVYLEALRDLSMTERYARGVAALVHMYDQLNNASMSHNRQLGGYITLLQCWIYEHFPSVADSTADQEYDEDSPRSCRWIATKKTVKSIRTPAYRDRLDRLRIPDVCWIPYGEHREVRDFHVRSCYSGLLRWGPVAIYYRPERIVWQFGYTQIIPDPSVDSWVSYDDIHDRWMHYEDHIVPACEVCVVPGACSSDYMDWFFRISHPFMTSGHTLDPLPHGHAPQP, encoded by the exons ATGTTGGTGGACTTGTTGATGGTCTCTCCAGAGTCTGCTAGGGCTGAGACAGCCCAGTGTCGCAGACCGTACGTACGCCTGCAATGG agtgcaaccaatgTCCATGTTGTCTACTTGGAGGCCCTTCGTGACCTCAGTATGACGGAGAGGTACGCTAGGGGAGTGGCTGCTTTAGTGCATATGTACGACCAGCTGAACAATGCATCTATGAGCCACAACCGACAGCTTGGCGGTTACATCACATTGCTGCAg TGCTGGATTTACGAGCACTTTCCGTCGGTCGCGGACTCCACTGCTGATCAGGAGTACGACGAGGATTCTCCACGTTCGTGTAGGTGGATTGCGACCAAGAAGACCGTGAAGAGCATTCGTACGCCGGCATACAGGGATCGCCTGGACCGACTCCGGATTCCAGATGTCTGTTGGATCCCTTATGGGGAGCACCGGGAGGTCCGGGACTTCCACGTCAGATCGTGCTATTCCGGTCTCTTGCGCTGGGGGCCTGTTGCTATTTATTACCGACCAGAGAGGATCGTGTGGCAGTTTGGCTACACGCAGATCATTCCTGATCCTTCTGTCGATTCATGGGTCTCGTATGATGATATACATGATAGGTGGATGCACTACGAGGATCATATCGTACCAGCATGTGAGGTGTGCGTTGTGCCAGGGGCGTGTTCCAGTGACTACATGGACTGGTTCTTCCGCATCTCTCATCCTTTCATGACATCAGGCCACACATTAGATCCTTTGCCTCATGGTCACGCCCCACAGCCCTGA